A region of Vitis vinifera cultivar Pinot Noir 40024 chromosome 15, ASM3070453v1 DNA encodes the following proteins:
- the LOC100259790 gene encoding putative ABC transporter C family member 15 yields the protein MLFEDMFDSKSPNFKQEFQTAWLQLSSPCLWEDVSIVLQLGFLGIFLLHLVQKIVGHLWKHRTTVTDKGIEMYPNEAKASFSCKASIICSSILLGIHVIVLLMPPNGSEGNCKSPILVLSSEVMQVMIWLITLIAVCKISTKKYVKFPWILRTYWLCSFLLSVIHTAFDVHFLVTNNGHLRMQDYTDFLGLLASTCLFGISIRGKTGTVLISQNGLADPLLNGKTDNHSEGKTESPYGKATLFQLITFSWLNPLFAVGIKKPLAQDEIPDVDVKDSAEFTSHYFDECLKHVRERDGTTNPSIYKAIFLFIWKKAAINALFAMISAAASYVGPYLIDDFVNFLSMKKTRSLESGYLLALAFLSAKTVETIAQRQWIFGARQLGLRLRAALISHIYKKGLVLSSQSRQSHTSGEIINYMGVDIQRMTDFIWYMNTIWMLPIQISLAICVLNMNIGLGSLAALAATLMVMACNIPLTRIQKRYQSKIMEAKDERMKATSEVLRNIKTLKLQAWDSQFLHKLESLRKIEYNWLWKSLRLGALSAFIFWGSPTFISVVTFGACLLMGIELTSGRVLSALATFRMLQDPIFNLPDLLSVIAQGKVSVDRVASFLQEDEVQSDTIEFVPKDQTEFEVEIDNGKFSWNPDSSSPTLDKIQLKVKRGMKVAICGTVGSGKSSLLSCILGEIKKLSGTVKIGGTKAYVPQSPWILTGNVKENILFGNRYDSVKYDETVKACALTKDFELFPCGDLTEIGERGINMSGGQKQRIQIARAVYEDADIYLLDDPFSAVDAHTGTQLFKDCLMGILKNKTILYVTHQVEFLPAADFILVMQDGRIAQAGRFEQLLKQNIGFEVLVGAHNQALESILTVENSSRTSKDPVPENESNKDPTSNSEMIHTQHDSEHNISLEITEKQGRLTQDEEREKGSIGKEVYMSYLTIVRGGALVPIIILAQSMFQVLQVASNYWMAWASPPTSESRPKMGLDYILFVYILLAVGSSLFVLLRASLVAITGLSTAQKLFVKMLQSVVRAPMAFFDSTPTGRILNRASIDQSVLDMEMANRLGWCAFSVIQILGTIAVMSQVAWEVFVIFIPVTAICIWYQQYYIPTARELGRLASIQQSPILHHFSESLSGAATIRAFDQEDRFIHANLDLVDNFSRPWFHNVSAMEWLSFRLNVLSNFVFAFSLVLLVSLPEGIINPSIAGLAVTYGINLNVLQASVIWNICNAENKMISVERILQYSKIKSEAPLVIEECRPENNWPQVGTICFQNLQIRYAEHLPSVLKNISCTFPGGMKIGVVGRTGSGKSTLIQAIFRIVEPREGSIIIDGVDISKIGLHDLRSRLSIIPQDPAMFEGTVRGNLDPLDQHPDGQVWEALDKCQLGDLVRAKEEKLDSSVVENGENWSVGQRQLVCLGRALLKRSSILVLDEATASVDSATDGVIQKIISQEFKDRTVVTIAHRIHTVIDSDLVLVLSEGRIAEYDTPAKLLERDDSFFSKLIKEYSKRSKGFGKLAIST from the exons ATGCTTTTTGAAGATATGTTCGATTCCAAAAGTCCAA ACTTTAAGCAAGAGTTTCAGACAGCATGGCTGCAGCTAAGCTCGCCCTGTTTGTGGGAGGATGTCAGCATAGTTCTGCAACTTGGGTTCCTTGGAATCTTCTTACTCCATCTTGTACAAAAAATTGTGGGCCATTTATGGAAACACAGGACAACAGTAACAGATAAAGGCATAGAGATGTATCCCAATGAAGCAAAAGCCAGCTTCTCTTGCAAAGCCAGCATAATTTGTTCCAGTATACTACTGGGGATTCATGTCATTGTGCTACTAATGCCACCAAATGGAAGTGAGGGCAACTGCAAATCTCCAATCCTGGTTCTTTCATCAGAGGTCATGCAAGTGATGATATGGTTGATTACACTGATTGCAGTATGCAAGATTTCGACTAAGAAGTACGTGAAGTTTCCTTGGATTCTAAGAACCTATTGGCTATGCAGCTTCTTGCTTTCTGTTATCCACACGGCTTTTGATGTCCATTTCCTTGTTACAAACAATGGGCACCTGAGAATGCAGGATTACACTGACTTCCTTGGTCTCCTTGCATCAACCTGCCTATTTGGTATCTCAATCAGAGGGAAGACAGGCACGGTTTTGATCTCCCAGAATGGCTTAGCTGATCCACTTCTCAATGGAAAAACTGATAATCATTCAGAAGGCAAGACAGAATCTCCTTATGGGAAAGCTACTCTTTTCCAACTCATTACCTTCTCTTGGCTCAATCCCTTATTTGCTGTTGGGATCAAAAAACCCCTTGCGCAAGATGAAATCCCAGATGTTGATGTCAAAGACTCTGCTGAATTTACCTCTCATTATTTTGATGAATGCCTGAAACATGTTAGGGAGAGAGATGGAACTACAAATCCATCTATCTACAAGGCGATATTTCTTTTTATCTGGAAGAAAGCTGCAATTAATGCACTTTTTGCAATGATAAGTGCAGCTGCATCATATGTTGGTCCATATCTTATTGATGACTTTGTGAATTTCCTAAGCATGAAGAAAACTCGTAGCTTAGAGAGCGGGTACCTTCTTGCACTTGCCTTCTTAAGTGCCAAAACAGTCGAAACTATAGCACAGAGGCAATGGATATTTGGTGCCCGCCAGCTAGGCCTTCGCCTGAGAGCTGCACTGATATCTCACATATACAAAAAGGGCCTAGTTTTGTCAAGCCAATCCCGCCAAAGCCACACTAGTGGAGAGATCATTAACTATATGGGTGTGGATATCCAAAGAATGACAGACTTCATCTGGTATATGAACACAATCTGGATGTTGCCAATACAAATTTCTTTAGCAATTTGTGTTCTAAACATGAACATCGGTTTGGGGTCACTGGCAGCATTAGCAGCAACCTTAATGGTGATGGCTTGCAACATCCCCCTTACAAGAATCCAGAAAAGATACCAGTCTAAGATCATGGAAGCCAAGGATGAAAGGATGAAAGCCACTTCAGAAGTTCTTCGAAACATTAAGACTCTCAAACTTCAGGCATGGGACAGTCAGTTTCTTCATAAGCTAGAAAGCTTGAGGAAAATAGAGTACAATTGGCTGTGGAAGTCGCTAAGACTGGGAGCACTTTCTGCTTTTATCTTCTGGGGATCACCCACGTTTATCTCTGTGGTGACTTTTGGGGCATGTCTTCTGATGGGGATTGAACTCACTTCTGGGAGAGTCTTGTCTGCATTGGCTACTTTCCGAATGTTACAAGACCCTATATTCAATCTACCTGATTTACTCTCTGTGATTGCACAGGGTAAAGTGTCAGTAGATAGAGTTGCTTCTTTCCTCCAAGAAGATGAAGTTCAGTCTGATACAATCGAGTTTGTTCCAAAAGATCAAACAGAGTTTGAAGTCGAGATAGACAACGGTAAATTCAGCTGGAACCCTGACTCAAGCAGCCCAACACTAGACAAAATACAGTTAAAAGTGAAGAGGGGAATGAAGGTGGCAATTTGTGGGACTGTAGGATCTGGGAAGTCTAGCCTGCTCTCTTGCATACTAGGAGAAATAAAAAAGCTGTCGGGTACTGTAAAGATTGGTGGTACAAAGGCCTATGTACCTCAGTCCCCATGGATACTAACAGGAAATGTCAAAGAGAACATCCTCTTTGGGAACCGATATGACAGTGTCAAGTATGATGAAACTGTTAAAGCATGTGCTTTAACTAAGGATTTTGAGCTTTTCCCCTGCGGTGACCTCACGGAAATAGGTGAAAGAGGGATAAATATGAGTGGAGGCCAGAAGCAAAGGATTCAAATAGCCCGAGCAGTTTACGAGGATGCTGATATATATTTGCTTGATGACCCATTCAGTGCTGTGGATGCTCATACAGGCACCCAACTCTTTAAG GACTGCCTGATGGGGATTCTAAAGAACAAGACCATTCTTTATGTTACTCACCAAGTTGAGTTTCTTCCAGCAGCAGACTTCATTCTG GTGATGCAAGATGGAAGAATAGCACAAGCTGGAAGATTTGAGcaacttttaaaacaaaacatagGATTTGAAGTTTTAGTAGGTGCTCATAACCAAGCTCTGGAATCCATCCTGACAGTTGAAAATTCAAGTAGAACATCGAAGGACCCAGTACCTGAAAATGAATCCAATAAAGATCCCACTTCAAATTCAGAAATGATCCATACTCAGCATGACTCAGAGCATAATATCTCCCTAGAGATAACAGAAAAACAAGGAAGATTAACTCAAgatgaagaaagagaaaaaggaagcaTTGGAAAAGAAGTTTACATGTCATATTTGACGATTGTGAGAGGCGGGGCTCTAGTTCCAATCATAATCTTGGCACAGTCAATGTTCCAAGTATTACAGGTAGCTAGCAACTACTGGATGGCATGGGCTTCTCCTCCTACAAGTGAAAGTAGGCCAAAAATGGGGTTGGATTACATACTATTCGTGTATATACTTCTTGCTGTTGGAAGTTCACTTTTTGTGCTGCTTCGAGCCTCGCTAGTAGCAATAACAGGACTTTCAACAGCACAAAAGCTCTTCGTGAAAATGCTGCAGAGTGTGGTCCGGGCTCCAATGGCCTTTTTTGATTCAACACCTACTGGAAGAATCTTAAACCGG GCATCTATTGATCAAAGTGTGCTAGACATGGAAATGGCGAACAGGTTAGGCTGGTGTGCTTTTTCAGTAATACAGATTCTAGGAACAATCGCAGTGATGTCTCAGGTAGCATGGGAAGTATTTGTTATCTTCATTCCAGTAACTGCAATCTGCATCTGGTACCAA CAATACTACATACCAACTGCAAGAGAATTGGGCCGTTTGGCAAGCATACAGCAATCTCCAATCCTACATCACTTTTCTGAATCACTTTCTGGAGCTGCGACGATCCGTGCTTTCGACCAAGAAGACCGCTTCATTCATGCAAATCTTGATCTTGTTGACAACTTCTCAAGGCCATGGTTTCATAATGTGTCAGCAATGGAATGGCTTTCTTTCAGACTCAACGTATTATCCAATTTTGTCTTCGCCTTTTCATTGGTTTTGCTTGTGAGCCTTCCTGAAGGGATCATCAATCCAA GCATCGCAGGGTTAGCAGTAACATATGGAATAAATTTGAATGTTCTACAAGCTTCAGTTATATGGAACATTTGCAATGCAGAGAATAAAATGATCTCAGTTGAAAGAATTCTTCagtattcaaaaattaaaagtgaagCACCTCTTGTGATTGAAGAGTGCAGACCAGAAAATAACTGGCCCCAAGTTGGAACAATTTGCTTCCAGAATTTGCAG ATCCGTTATGCTGAACACCTCCCATCTGTTCTCAAAAACATTAGCTGCACATTTCCTGGAGGGATGAAGATTGGAGTTGTAGGAAGGACTGGAAGTGGAAAATCAACACTCATACAGGCCATTTTCAGGATCGTTGAGCCCAGAGAAGGGAGTATTATCATTGATGGTGTGGACATTTCCAAGATAGGCCTTCATGATCTCAGATCAAGGCTTAGCATCATCCCCCAGGACCCAGCAATGTTTGAGGGAACAGTTAGAGGAAACCTCGACCCATTGGACCAGCATCCTGATGGTCAAGTCTGGGAG GCCCTGGATAAATGTCAACTAGGTGATCTAGTTCGGGCAAAGGAAGAAAAGTTGGATTCATCAG TAGTTGAGAATGGGGAAAACTGGAGTGTGGGACAAAGGCAGTTGGTCTGTCTTGGAAGAGCATTGCTAAAGAGAAGCAGCATTCTTGTTCTAGATGAAGCGACGGCGTCAGTTGATTCTGCAACTGATGGGGTGATACAGAAGATCATTAGTCAAGAGTTCAAAGATCGGACAGTTGTAACTATAGCTCACAGAATCCACACAGTTATAGACAGCGATCTTGTTTTGGTCCTCAGTGAAG GGAGGATTGCAGAGTATGACACACCAGCAAAGCTACTTGAAAGAGATGATTCATTCTTCTCAAAACTCATAAAGGAGTACTCCAAGAGATCGAAAGGTTTCGGCAAGTTGGCAATATCGACATAA